The following is a genomic window from Chryseobacterium ginsenosidimutans.
AGGTGAAGATTCTTCCGAACTGATAGGTAAGATTCTGAAGATAGTAATTAGTAGCCTGTTTTTTTGTTAATCCCATCGACAGGGCAATAGGTCCGCACATCCCGATACAATGAAATCCGGAAGCAAAACCCAATCCAATTGCCGATAAAATAAGTGCTATTTCCATATCACATCATAATCCATTCTGTAGTCTGTTTTGTCTTTCGTCCAATTTAATCTTAAAGTATAATTCCCGATTTTTAAGACTTGTGCAGGAATTAAAAATGATTTGTCTGCATTAAGCTGTACCGATTTTTTAATATCTAAATTTTGGTCTTCTGTTCTGTTTAAAACAAATTTTACCGTCGTATTAGAATTGTCATAATCTTTAGGGAAAGTTACTTTAATTCCGTTTTTATCCTGACTGTAAACAGGTTTTTCCTGCAATTGGTCTGCTCTTTTTTTGGCATCAATCACATCCTGATATTTCAATTCTTCTTCATAGTAATTATCGGTTACCATTTCAGAGTTTTTCTGCCCGTTTGGGAAAAGAAACATCATGGATAATATAAAAATGATGAACGAAGCTAATGCGATTACAACGCCGTGCCCCCAACTAAATTTTTTCATTTCTAAAAATTAAAATTGTAATTTAAATGGTCCCTCAAAATATGTTTTATAAGAATCGACCAGTTTTCCTTCCATATCGTAAACCCCAATAGTGATATTCTGTTTGGAAAGTTTCATATCATTTTCCGGGAAACTGATGTTGATTGTTCCTTTCGTGATTTTATCTCTTTCTACAGGAATTTTGCTTGAAGCACTGTAAATAATTTCTCCGTGTACAGGCTCAATCACTTTAATAGTAACAATTTTCTTATCGTTTGTTTTGTTTAAGAAAGTGTAATTGTAGGTATTGGTAATTTTGCCGTCTCTTACAAAGAATGTGCTTCCTGCCGGTTTGATGAATTTGGCTTCCATTTCACCTCTGCTGGTAAGGAGGTAACCTAATAGCCCGGTTAAAAGGGCTAGAACAATAGCAAAACCTTTCATTCTCCCCGTAAATTTAAACGGAGTCTGGTTTTCTATTTCATTTTCCGTGGCATATCTGATCAGTCCTTTTGGAAGACCCACCTTCTCCATCACTTCATCACAGGCATCGATACAAGCTGTACAGTTTATACATTCCAGCTGTTGTCCGTCTCGGATGTCGATTCCCGTAGGACAAACTACAACGCATTGATGACAGTCGATACAGTCACCTTTTCCGGCTGCTTTTCTATCTTCGCCTTTTCTCCATTTTGATCTGTTTTCGCCTCTGTTGAAATCATAAAAAACATTTACCGTGTCTTTATCAATTAAGACTCCCTGTAATCTTCCGTATGGACAAACCAATGTACAAACCTGCTCTCTGAACCATGCAAATACAAAGTAGAATGCTGCGGTAAGGAGAATCATTACGATAAAATTGGTAGGATGGGTAAATGGCCCTTCAGATATAATCGTAAAAACCTCTTTGTAGCCCACAATGTACATAAACATAAAGTGAGTGATGATAAGCGAGATAATCATGAAAACAGTCCATTTCAAACTTCTCTTCCAGATCTTTTCAGTGTTCCATTCCTGTCTGTCAAGCTTCATCTGCCTGTTTCTGTCTCCTTCGATAAGATATTCTATTTTACGAAATATAGATTCCATAAAAATTGTCTGAGGGCAGATCCACCCGCAGAAAATTCTTCCGAACGCAATCGTAAAAATAATAATAGATATTAAAGAGACAATTGCCCCAAGTGTAAGAATGAAAAAATCCTGAGGATAGAAAGGTTGTCCGAAAATGAAAAACTCTCTATCGATTACATTAAATAAAATAAGAGGATTGCCGTTGATTTTAATGAATGGTACGGCAAAGTAAATAATTAATAAGATATAACTTACAATGTTTCTATAATTGGTGTATTTTCCTTTTGGTTTTCTGGGATATACCCATTTCCTTTTTCCGGATTGATACATTGTCCCGATAGAATCTCTGTAAGTCTCAGGGTCCAGAACTTGTCCCTGTCCGCCGCGTACTTC
Proteins encoded in this region:
- the ccoG gene encoding cytochrome c oxidase accessory protein CcoG is translated as MSDIEEIEVRGGQGQVLDPETYRDSIGTMYQSGKRKWVYPRKPKGKYTNYRNIVSYILLIIYFAVPFIKINGNPLILFNVIDREFFIFGQPFYPQDFFILTLGAIVSLISIIIFTIAFGRIFCGWICPQTIFMESIFRKIEYLIEGDRNRQMKLDRQEWNTEKIWKRSLKWTVFMIISLIITHFMFMYIVGYKEVFTIISEGPFTHPTNFIVMILLTAAFYFVFAWFREQVCTLVCPYGRLQGVLIDKDTVNVFYDFNRGENRSKWRKGEDRKAAGKGDCIDCHQCVVVCPTGIDIRDGQQLECINCTACIDACDEVMEKVGLPKGLIRYATENEIENQTPFKFTGRMKGFAIVLALLTGLLGYLLTSRGEMEAKFIKPAGSTFFVRDGKITNTYNYTFLNKTNDKKIVTIKVIEPVHGEIIYSASSKIPVERDKITKGTINISFPENDMKLSKQNITIGVYDMEGKLVDSYKTYFEGPFKLQF
- a CDS encoding FixH family protein, translating into MKKFSWGHGVVIALASFIIFILSMMFLFPNGQKNSEMVTDNYYEEELKYQDVIDAKKRADQLQEKPVYSQDKNGIKVTFPKDYDNSNTTVKFVLNRTEDQNLDIKKSVQLNADKSFLIPAQVLKIGNYTLRLNWTKDKTDYRMDYDVIWK